The Pungitius pungitius chromosome 10, fPunPun2.1, whole genome shotgun sequence genome has a window encoding:
- the pknox1.1 gene encoding homeobox protein PKNOX1.1 isoform X1, with protein sequence MTQYDNCGSRLLQPLVSVTKIGTQVAPLSLYDVPVCAASVNVMAAQSLSMDQYPKGEQQMQGVVKVDGEQKFIEGTLAEAPSPIPTEPQTPMDADKASIYRHPLFPLLALLFEKCEQSTLSSDCITSASFDVDIENFVRSQEKEGKPFFSEDPELDNLMVKAIQVLRIHLLELEKVSDLCKDFCSRYIACLKTKMNSETLLSGDPGSPYSPVQGQVQGFSPTKTPVWTTPSSISGTISPQGQIVVPASALQQGNVTVTAVNPNQVVAGMSPWHTTPPSGGTVYQPVTVVTPQGQVVTQALSPGTIRVQNNQLQLQFHQDLFNHDDNSTKNKRGVLPKQATNVMRSWLFQHIGHPYPTEDEKKQIATQTNLTLLQVNNWFINARRRILQPMLDASSSETPKAKKKTPQNRPLQRFWPDSIATGGGTQQQVTMPDGTMVTMNMEGLQSLTSDGATLAVQQVMLGGHSEDESGDSGDEDDDTDMAGLGLDNSDSLQ encoded by the exons ATGACGCAATACGACAACTGCGGGTCCCGATTGCTGCAGCCGCTTGTCAGTGTGACGAAGATTGGCACTCAG GTTGCCCCCCTGTCCCTCTACGATGTCCCAGTGTGTGCAGCATCAGTGAACGTGATGGCAGCCCAGTCACTTTCCATGGACCAGTACCCGAAGGGAGAGCAGCAG ATGCAAGGTGTGGTAAAGGTAGACGGCGAGCAGAAGTTTATTGAGGGGACGTTGGCAGAGGCTCCCAGTCCGATACCCACAGAGCCACAGACACCCATGGACGCGGACAAAGCCTCCATATATCG GCATCCTCTGTTCCCTCTCCTGGCCCTGCTGTTTGAGAAATGTGAACAGTCCACCCTGAGCTCTGATTGCATCACATCGGCCAGCTTCGACGTGGACATTGAGAACTTTGTACGCAGTCAGGAAAAGGAAGGCAAACCCTTCTTCAGTGAGGACCCTGAACTTGACAACTTG ATGGTGAAAGCCATCCAGGTGCTGCGGATCCACCTGCTGGAGCTGGAAAAGGTGAGTGACCTATGTAAGGACTTCTGCAGCCGCTACATCGCCTGCCTCAAGACTAAGATGAACAGCGAGACTTTGCTGAGTGGAGATCCAGGGAGCCCGTACTCCCCCGTACAAGGCCAGGTCCAGGGCTTCTCTCCCACCAAGACTCCGGTATGGACT ACCCCAAGCTCTATTTCGGGGACCATCAGTCCTCAGGGTCAAATTGTGGTGCCAGCGTCAGCTCTGCAGCAAGGGAACGTTACCGTAACAGCAGTCAACCCCAACCAGGTTGTCGCAGGTATGTCACCATGGCATACGACCCCTCCCTCAG GCGGTACGGTGTATCAGCCTGTCACAGTGGTCACTCCTCAGGGCCAGGTGGTAACACAGGCTCTGTCTCCCGGGACCATACGTGTCCAAAACAATCAG CTACAGCTGCAGTTCCACCAGGACCTTTTTAATCACGACGACAACTCAACCAAGAACAAACGTGGCGTTCTACCCAAACAAGCTACTAATGTCATGCGCTCGTGGCTCTTCCAGCACATTGGG CATCCGTATCCGACAGAGGATGAAAAGAAACAGATTGCCACTCAGACAAACCTGACACTTCTGCAAGTCAACAACTG GTTTATAAATGCACGGAGGCGGATCCTGCAGCCCATGTTGGACGCCAGCTCCTCCGAGACACCAAAAGCCAAGAAGAAGACGCCACAAAACCGGCCACTGCAGCGCTTCTGGCCTGACTCCATCGCCACTGGTGGAGGCACCCAGCAACAAGTGACCATGCCTGATG GCACAATGGTGACTATGAACATGGAGGGTCTGCAGAGCCTGACGTCAGACGGCGCCACACTGGCGGTACAGCAGGTGATGCTGGGAGGTCACAGTGAGGACGAGTCGGGGGACAGTGGAGATGAGGACGATGACACAGACATGGCCGGGCTGGGCCTGGACAACAGCGACTCATTGCAGTAG
- the pknox1.1 gene encoding homeobox protein PKNOX1.1 isoform X3, which produces MTQYDNCGSRLLQPLVSVTKIGTQVAPLSLYDVPVCAASVNVMAAQSLSMDQYPKGEQQMQGVVKVDGEQKFIEGTLAEAPSPIPTEPQTPMDADKASIYRHPLFPLLALLFEKCEQSTLSSDCITSASFDVDIENFVRSQEKEGKPFFSEDPELDNLMVKAIQVLRIHLLELEKVSDLCKDFCSRYIACLKTKMNSETLLSGDPGSPYSPVQGQVQGFSPTKTPVWTTPSSISGTISPQGQIVVPASALQQGNVTVTAVNPNQVVAGGTVYQPVTVVTPQGQVVTQALSPGTIRVQNNQLQLQFHQDLFNHDDNSTKNKRGVLPKQATNVMRSWLFQHIGHPYPTEDEKKQIATQTNLTLLQVNNWFINARRRILQPMLDASSSETPKAKKKTPQNRPLQRFWPDSIATGGGTQQQVTMPDGTMVTMNMEGLQSLTSDGATLAVQQVMLGGHSEDESGDSGDEDDDTDMAGLGLDNSDSLQ; this is translated from the exons ATGACGCAATACGACAACTGCGGGTCCCGATTGCTGCAGCCGCTTGTCAGTGTGACGAAGATTGGCACTCAG GTTGCCCCCCTGTCCCTCTACGATGTCCCAGTGTGTGCAGCATCAGTGAACGTGATGGCAGCCCAGTCACTTTCCATGGACCAGTACCCGAAGGGAGAGCAGCAG ATGCAAGGTGTGGTAAAGGTAGACGGCGAGCAGAAGTTTATTGAGGGGACGTTGGCAGAGGCTCCCAGTCCGATACCCACAGAGCCACAGACACCCATGGACGCGGACAAAGCCTCCATATATCG GCATCCTCTGTTCCCTCTCCTGGCCCTGCTGTTTGAGAAATGTGAACAGTCCACCCTGAGCTCTGATTGCATCACATCGGCCAGCTTCGACGTGGACATTGAGAACTTTGTACGCAGTCAGGAAAAGGAAGGCAAACCCTTCTTCAGTGAGGACCCTGAACTTGACAACTTG ATGGTGAAAGCCATCCAGGTGCTGCGGATCCACCTGCTGGAGCTGGAAAAGGTGAGTGACCTATGTAAGGACTTCTGCAGCCGCTACATCGCCTGCCTCAAGACTAAGATGAACAGCGAGACTTTGCTGAGTGGAGATCCAGGGAGCCCGTACTCCCCCGTACAAGGCCAGGTCCAGGGCTTCTCTCCCACCAAGACTCCGGTATGGACT ACCCCAAGCTCTATTTCGGGGACCATCAGTCCTCAGGGTCAAATTGTGGTGCCAGCGTCAGCTCTGCAGCAAGGGAACGTTACCGTAACAGCAGTCAACCCCAACCAGGTTGTCGCAG GCGGTACGGTGTATCAGCCTGTCACAGTGGTCACTCCTCAGGGCCAGGTGGTAACACAGGCTCTGTCTCCCGGGACCATACGTGTCCAAAACAATCAG CTACAGCTGCAGTTCCACCAGGACCTTTTTAATCACGACGACAACTCAACCAAGAACAAACGTGGCGTTCTACCCAAACAAGCTACTAATGTCATGCGCTCGTGGCTCTTCCAGCACATTGGG CATCCGTATCCGACAGAGGATGAAAAGAAACAGATTGCCACTCAGACAAACCTGACACTTCTGCAAGTCAACAACTG GTTTATAAATGCACGGAGGCGGATCCTGCAGCCCATGTTGGACGCCAGCTCCTCCGAGACACCAAAAGCCAAGAAGAAGACGCCACAAAACCGGCCACTGCAGCGCTTCTGGCCTGACTCCATCGCCACTGGTGGAGGCACCCAGCAACAAGTGACCATGCCTGATG GCACAATGGTGACTATGAACATGGAGGGTCTGCAGAGCCTGACGTCAGACGGCGCCACACTGGCGGTACAGCAGGTGATGCTGGGAGGTCACAGTGAGGACGAGTCGGGGGACAGTGGAGATGAGGACGATGACACAGACATGGCCGGGCTGGGCCTGGACAACAGCGACTCATTGCAGTAG
- the pknox1.1 gene encoding homeobox protein PKNOX1.1 isoform X2 produces the protein MTQYDNCGSRLLQPLVSVTKIGTQVAPLSLYDVPVCAASVNVMAAQSLSMDQYPKGEQQMQGVVKVDGEQKFIEGTLAEAPSPIPTEPQTPMDADKASIYRHPLFPLLALLFEKCEQSTLSSDCITSASFDVDIENFVRSQEKEGKPFFSEDPELDNLMVKAIQVLRIHLLELEKVSDLCKDFCSRYIACLKTKMNSETLLSGDPGSPYSPVQGQVQGFSPTKTPTPSSISGTISPQGQIVVPASALQQGNVTVTAVNPNQVVAGMSPWHTTPPSGGTVYQPVTVVTPQGQVVTQALSPGTIRVQNNQLQLQFHQDLFNHDDNSTKNKRGVLPKQATNVMRSWLFQHIGHPYPTEDEKKQIATQTNLTLLQVNNWFINARRRILQPMLDASSSETPKAKKKTPQNRPLQRFWPDSIATGGGTQQQVTMPDGTMVTMNMEGLQSLTSDGATLAVQQVMLGGHSEDESGDSGDEDDDTDMAGLGLDNSDSLQ, from the exons ATGACGCAATACGACAACTGCGGGTCCCGATTGCTGCAGCCGCTTGTCAGTGTGACGAAGATTGGCACTCAG GTTGCCCCCCTGTCCCTCTACGATGTCCCAGTGTGTGCAGCATCAGTGAACGTGATGGCAGCCCAGTCACTTTCCATGGACCAGTACCCGAAGGGAGAGCAGCAG ATGCAAGGTGTGGTAAAGGTAGACGGCGAGCAGAAGTTTATTGAGGGGACGTTGGCAGAGGCTCCCAGTCCGATACCCACAGAGCCACAGACACCCATGGACGCGGACAAAGCCTCCATATATCG GCATCCTCTGTTCCCTCTCCTGGCCCTGCTGTTTGAGAAATGTGAACAGTCCACCCTGAGCTCTGATTGCATCACATCGGCCAGCTTCGACGTGGACATTGAGAACTTTGTACGCAGTCAGGAAAAGGAAGGCAAACCCTTCTTCAGTGAGGACCCTGAACTTGACAACTTG ATGGTGAAAGCCATCCAGGTGCTGCGGATCCACCTGCTGGAGCTGGAAAAGGTGAGTGACCTATGTAAGGACTTCTGCAGCCGCTACATCGCCTGCCTCAAGACTAAGATGAACAGCGAGACTTTGCTGAGTGGAGATCCAGGGAGCCCGTACTCCCCCGTACAAGGCCAGGTCCAGGGCTTCTCTCCCACCAAGACTCCG ACCCCAAGCTCTATTTCGGGGACCATCAGTCCTCAGGGTCAAATTGTGGTGCCAGCGTCAGCTCTGCAGCAAGGGAACGTTACCGTAACAGCAGTCAACCCCAACCAGGTTGTCGCAGGTATGTCACCATGGCATACGACCCCTCCCTCAG GCGGTACGGTGTATCAGCCTGTCACAGTGGTCACTCCTCAGGGCCAGGTGGTAACACAGGCTCTGTCTCCCGGGACCATACGTGTCCAAAACAATCAG CTACAGCTGCAGTTCCACCAGGACCTTTTTAATCACGACGACAACTCAACCAAGAACAAACGTGGCGTTCTACCCAAACAAGCTACTAATGTCATGCGCTCGTGGCTCTTCCAGCACATTGGG CATCCGTATCCGACAGAGGATGAAAAGAAACAGATTGCCACTCAGACAAACCTGACACTTCTGCAAGTCAACAACTG GTTTATAAATGCACGGAGGCGGATCCTGCAGCCCATGTTGGACGCCAGCTCCTCCGAGACACCAAAAGCCAAGAAGAAGACGCCACAAAACCGGCCACTGCAGCGCTTCTGGCCTGACTCCATCGCCACTGGTGGAGGCACCCAGCAACAAGTGACCATGCCTGATG GCACAATGGTGACTATGAACATGGAGGGTCTGCAGAGCCTGACGTCAGACGGCGCCACACTGGCGGTACAGCAGGTGATGCTGGGAGGTCACAGTGAGGACGAGTCGGGGGACAGTGGAGATGAGGACGATGACACAGACATGGCCGGGCTGGGCCTGGACAACAGCGACTCATTGCAGTAG
- the pknox1.1 gene encoding homeobox protein PKNOX1.1 isoform X4, producing the protein MTQYDNCGSRLLQPLVSVTKIGTQVAPLSLYDVPVCAASVNVMAAQSLSMDQYPKGEQQMQGVVKVDGEQKFIEGTLAEAPSPIPTEPQTPMDADKASIYRHPLFPLLALLFEKCEQSTLSSDCITSASFDVDIENFVRSQEKEGKPFFSEDPELDNLMVKAIQVLRIHLLELEKVSDLCKDFCSRYIACLKTKMNSETLLSGDPGSPYSPVQGQVQGFSPTKTPTPSSISGTISPQGQIVVPASALQQGNVTVTAVNPNQVVAGGTVYQPVTVVTPQGQVVTQALSPGTIRVQNNQLQLQFHQDLFNHDDNSTKNKRGVLPKQATNVMRSWLFQHIGHPYPTEDEKKQIATQTNLTLLQVNNWFINARRRILQPMLDASSSETPKAKKKTPQNRPLQRFWPDSIATGGGTQQQVTMPDGTMVTMNMEGLQSLTSDGATLAVQQVMLGGHSEDESGDSGDEDDDTDMAGLGLDNSDSLQ; encoded by the exons ATGACGCAATACGACAACTGCGGGTCCCGATTGCTGCAGCCGCTTGTCAGTGTGACGAAGATTGGCACTCAG GTTGCCCCCCTGTCCCTCTACGATGTCCCAGTGTGTGCAGCATCAGTGAACGTGATGGCAGCCCAGTCACTTTCCATGGACCAGTACCCGAAGGGAGAGCAGCAG ATGCAAGGTGTGGTAAAGGTAGACGGCGAGCAGAAGTTTATTGAGGGGACGTTGGCAGAGGCTCCCAGTCCGATACCCACAGAGCCACAGACACCCATGGACGCGGACAAAGCCTCCATATATCG GCATCCTCTGTTCCCTCTCCTGGCCCTGCTGTTTGAGAAATGTGAACAGTCCACCCTGAGCTCTGATTGCATCACATCGGCCAGCTTCGACGTGGACATTGAGAACTTTGTACGCAGTCAGGAAAAGGAAGGCAAACCCTTCTTCAGTGAGGACCCTGAACTTGACAACTTG ATGGTGAAAGCCATCCAGGTGCTGCGGATCCACCTGCTGGAGCTGGAAAAGGTGAGTGACCTATGTAAGGACTTCTGCAGCCGCTACATCGCCTGCCTCAAGACTAAGATGAACAGCGAGACTTTGCTGAGTGGAGATCCAGGGAGCCCGTACTCCCCCGTACAAGGCCAGGTCCAGGGCTTCTCTCCCACCAAGACTCCG ACCCCAAGCTCTATTTCGGGGACCATCAGTCCTCAGGGTCAAATTGTGGTGCCAGCGTCAGCTCTGCAGCAAGGGAACGTTACCGTAACAGCAGTCAACCCCAACCAGGTTGTCGCAG GCGGTACGGTGTATCAGCCTGTCACAGTGGTCACTCCTCAGGGCCAGGTGGTAACACAGGCTCTGTCTCCCGGGACCATACGTGTCCAAAACAATCAG CTACAGCTGCAGTTCCACCAGGACCTTTTTAATCACGACGACAACTCAACCAAGAACAAACGTGGCGTTCTACCCAAACAAGCTACTAATGTCATGCGCTCGTGGCTCTTCCAGCACATTGGG CATCCGTATCCGACAGAGGATGAAAAGAAACAGATTGCCACTCAGACAAACCTGACACTTCTGCAAGTCAACAACTG GTTTATAAATGCACGGAGGCGGATCCTGCAGCCCATGTTGGACGCCAGCTCCTCCGAGACACCAAAAGCCAAGAAGAAGACGCCACAAAACCGGCCACTGCAGCGCTTCTGGCCTGACTCCATCGCCACTGGTGGAGGCACCCAGCAACAAGTGACCATGCCTGATG GCACAATGGTGACTATGAACATGGAGGGTCTGCAGAGCCTGACGTCAGACGGCGCCACACTGGCGGTACAGCAGGTGATGCTGGGAGGTCACAGTGAGGACGAGTCGGGGGACAGTGGAGATGAGGACGATGACACAGACATGGCCGGGCTGGGCCTGGACAACAGCGACTCATTGCAGTAG
- the pknox1.1 gene encoding homeobox protein PKNOX1.1 isoform X5, translating to MAAQSLSMDQYPKGEQQMQGVVKVDGEQKFIEGTLAEAPSPIPTEPQTPMDADKASIYRHPLFPLLALLFEKCEQSTLSSDCITSASFDVDIENFVRSQEKEGKPFFSEDPELDNLMVKAIQVLRIHLLELEKVSDLCKDFCSRYIACLKTKMNSETLLSGDPGSPYSPVQGQVQGFSPTKTPVWTTPSSISGTISPQGQIVVPASALQQGNVTVTAVNPNQVVAGMSPWHTTPPSGGTVYQPVTVVTPQGQVVTQALSPGTIRVQNNQLQLQFHQDLFNHDDNSTKNKRGVLPKQATNVMRSWLFQHIGHPYPTEDEKKQIATQTNLTLLQVNNWFINARRRILQPMLDASSSETPKAKKKTPQNRPLQRFWPDSIATGGGTQQQVTMPDGTMVTMNMEGLQSLTSDGATLAVQQVMLGGHSEDESGDSGDEDDDTDMAGLGLDNSDSLQ from the exons ATGGCAGCCCAGTCACTTTCCATGGACCAGTACCCGAAGGGAGAGCAGCAG ATGCAAGGTGTGGTAAAGGTAGACGGCGAGCAGAAGTTTATTGAGGGGACGTTGGCAGAGGCTCCCAGTCCGATACCCACAGAGCCACAGACACCCATGGACGCGGACAAAGCCTCCATATATCG GCATCCTCTGTTCCCTCTCCTGGCCCTGCTGTTTGAGAAATGTGAACAGTCCACCCTGAGCTCTGATTGCATCACATCGGCCAGCTTCGACGTGGACATTGAGAACTTTGTACGCAGTCAGGAAAAGGAAGGCAAACCCTTCTTCAGTGAGGACCCTGAACTTGACAACTTG ATGGTGAAAGCCATCCAGGTGCTGCGGATCCACCTGCTGGAGCTGGAAAAGGTGAGTGACCTATGTAAGGACTTCTGCAGCCGCTACATCGCCTGCCTCAAGACTAAGATGAACAGCGAGACTTTGCTGAGTGGAGATCCAGGGAGCCCGTACTCCCCCGTACAAGGCCAGGTCCAGGGCTTCTCTCCCACCAAGACTCCGGTATGGACT ACCCCAAGCTCTATTTCGGGGACCATCAGTCCTCAGGGTCAAATTGTGGTGCCAGCGTCAGCTCTGCAGCAAGGGAACGTTACCGTAACAGCAGTCAACCCCAACCAGGTTGTCGCAGGTATGTCACCATGGCATACGACCCCTCCCTCAG GCGGTACGGTGTATCAGCCTGTCACAGTGGTCACTCCTCAGGGCCAGGTGGTAACACAGGCTCTGTCTCCCGGGACCATACGTGTCCAAAACAATCAG CTACAGCTGCAGTTCCACCAGGACCTTTTTAATCACGACGACAACTCAACCAAGAACAAACGTGGCGTTCTACCCAAACAAGCTACTAATGTCATGCGCTCGTGGCTCTTCCAGCACATTGGG CATCCGTATCCGACAGAGGATGAAAAGAAACAGATTGCCACTCAGACAAACCTGACACTTCTGCAAGTCAACAACTG GTTTATAAATGCACGGAGGCGGATCCTGCAGCCCATGTTGGACGCCAGCTCCTCCGAGACACCAAAAGCCAAGAAGAAGACGCCACAAAACCGGCCACTGCAGCGCTTCTGGCCTGACTCCATCGCCACTGGTGGAGGCACCCAGCAACAAGTGACCATGCCTGATG GCACAATGGTGACTATGAACATGGAGGGTCTGCAGAGCCTGACGTCAGACGGCGCCACACTGGCGGTACAGCAGGTGATGCTGGGAGGTCACAGTGAGGACGAGTCGGGGGACAGTGGAGATGAGGACGATGACACAGACATGGCCGGGCTGGGCCTGGACAACAGCGACTCATTGCAGTAG